The stretch of DNA TCCAGGGCTAGATCCGTTTTCAAATCTCTGACGGCCATAAGCGCTTCTGTTCGAAGCGAATCCCTTTGAAACTCCAACTTTTCAACCCGCTGACATGATGAGCAGAGCTGTGTTTCAATTTGTACAAGTAATGCAAAGTAGATACACGCCAATGGAACCAACCACCAGGCAAAATGGAACCGGTTTCCGGCTCTTTTCCCACATCTGGCCATGGGACGGCCGTTCCCAGGAAAAAGAATGGTTTCTTTCGGCTTCATTCTGTGACCTTTCTATAAACCCGTAGGCGTGCGCTCCGGGATTTTGGGTTTCGCACAACCTCTTCTTGTGTCGGTGCCTGAGCTTTCCGAAGCACCAATTCCCAAACCGGCTTCCCGTCCGAATCCAACTCCTCCCGCAGGACCTGCCGCACGCACCGGCTCTCCAAAGAGTGATAACAAAGCACAACCAGACGTCCCCCCGGCGCCATATGCGGCGCGAGATTTTTCAGACAGCGCTCCAGATTTTCCAAATCCCCCTGAAGAGCCATCCGAATGGATTGAAATACCTTGCTGAGAAGCTTGGGGCTCGGGGACCGCCCGACGGCAACCCGTATACCTTCAACCAAATCTCCAACCTTCTGGATGGGCTGATCCTGCCTCCGTTCAATCAACACTTGCGCGATGCGGCGCGCCGATCGAACTTCGCCGAATGATCTAAAAACTTCAGTCATTTGATCCTTGGTCCATCGCCTTAACAAATCCGCCGCTGTTTCCTTCTGGCTCATATCAAAACGCATATCCAGAGGGGCGTCTGGGAAACGATAGGAAAGCCCTCTTGCGGGGTCTTCAAGCGCAAAGGACGAAAGGCCAAGATCCAATAAAACTCCAGCCGCTGAATATCCGCGATCGGCGAGCCGCCAGGGCAGCTCAGAAAAATTAGAACGAATAAACTCTGTATAGGGTGAATACTTTTCCAGATGCTCCCTGGCTTTTGTTAAAGCAATGAGATCACAATCAAGGGCAAGGAGACGGCCGTGTGGAATGATGCGGTTTAGTATGGCTTCAGAATGCCCCCCTGTTCCGACAGTGGCATCCACGTAGAGGCCGTGGTGCTCAGTGATCAGGGCCGATAGGACCTGGTCCACCATGACCGGTTCGTGGAGCACTTCCTCTCCCCCCCATGACATCCCGAAGGGGGCGATGGGGTCCGATGGACCAAGCCTTTCCCGAGGTAGACCTGGAGGCAGGGACGCTAACTTCCCATTGGTCTCTTCCCGGTCCTATCGGACCCCACCACCCCCCACAGGGACGCAGCGGTTGAACACACATAGCAAGGCAACTTCAACCCCGGCCTCTTAATTTGGTGAGGGAAGGGGCATACTGTATCCCATTCCCAGTTGCACCATGGTCGGGCATGCTCGTAGCAGGGGTTCCTGCAGTGTGGGGGTTTGTGACGAGTTCCGGTCAGGTGCCGGCTTAGGATTGGTGATCAACTCATCCACTTCCTGAGCCACACCCAATCTCAGGAGATCCCAGAGGTAGTCCGAGACTCCCGTCATCTGCATCTCTCCTCCCCGGAGCCGAACCAGTCGGCATGTGGCCAGGAGAAAATGGCTGCCTCTGAAATCCAAATGCCGAACTTCGGAGAAATCCAGCAGGATCTTGGAAGGCGGATGTGTCCCCAATCGGCTGGTGAGAGTACTCAATTGCCGCAGATCATTCTGAGTCAGTGAGCCCATCACTTGGACCCACCAGAGCGAACCGATCCTTGTCATGCCTAAGCTGGACATGATGGACTCCCTCAGAGCGATTGGACGATCTCCAGCCAGAGGTTGTTTTCGTCCTGCGACAATGCCTTCTGCGCCATACCTTCAAAGGCCTTCGGGGACCACAATTCCAGGACGCGCATATTACCAAAAATTTGACATTCTTTACTCACACCGGCGGCCTGCAATTGGTCTG from Candidatus Eisenbacteria bacterium encodes:
- the rsmH gene encoding 16S rRNA (cytosine(1402)-N(4))-methyltransferase RsmH, whose protein sequence is MLHEPVMVDQVLSALITEHHGLYVDATVGTGGHSEAILNRIIPHGRLLALDCDLIALTKAREHLEKYSPYTEFIRSNFSELPWRLADRGYSAAGVLLDLGLSSFALEDPARGLSYRFPDAPLDMRFDMSQKETAADLLRRWTKDQMTEVFRSFGEVRSARRIAQVLIERRQDQPIQKVGDLVEGIRVAVGRSPSPKLLSKVFQSIRMALQGDLENLERCLKNLAPHMAPGGRLVVLCYHSLESRCVRQVLREELDSDGKPVWELVLRKAQAPTQEEVVRNPKSRSARLRVYRKVTE
- a CDS encoding STAS domain-containing protein codes for the protein MSSLGMTRIGSLWWVQVMGSLTQNDLRQLSTLTSRLGTHPPSKILLDFSEVRHLDFRGSHFLLATCRLVRLRGGEMQMTGVSDYLWDLLRLGVAQEVDELITNPKPAPDRNSSQTPTLQEPLLRACPTMVQLGMGYSMPLPSPN